In a single window of the Thamnophis elegans isolate rThaEle1 chromosome 8, rThaEle1.pri, whole genome shotgun sequence genome:
- the ADNP2 gene encoding activity-dependent neuroprotector homeobox protein 2 yields MFQIPVQNLDNIRRSRKKVKGILVDIGLDSCQELLQTLKSFDPGEKYFSSTSWNDVSHWDNVTKRKRYRTNPYCCSLCKFSSKFLNSFKNHLTRYHEDEMDQELVIPCPECSFASHSKTVGKHLRMFHSKKKIQNYNVSGGMRQFRNDAVNFVCQKCQFSDMLYYNTKKHVLVSHFQNLISTYFEERPDESEENFTDHYCKKCNAFANSRDSLIYHVLTSEVHKDLENILGRVISVQPKKTGQMKSLQIINIAPKPSTINTVSQLNPTSVGSNSTSCFQLPLPSVNQNQNTVSTKPVHNVVAPLTVSSSANSMTASTSVDRLHIALLSGSRPANQNTVSLQPAVSQPVFVSHRFPLKQPVRPRVFCLNQPTGNINRAVPPGVISFTRPIRPTLLPVGNQSVRTISNPIMPGPGAIPVNRPSSPGILAVNRPIGSGPGVLPVPQTITSGVLQFNHPVTPGVLPVNPSAGPGIVQFNQPEVLPVNQSVRPGVSQNATLLTTGPMLRQLIPTGKQVNGIPTYTLAPVSMTLPGPPGGGMATVPPPQVPVQLMPSGPVAQLSQGPATVPSPVAVSSSTNTPTKTSPTSTAMNLVLKQAKQWKTCPVCSELFPSNVYQVHMQVAHKCSTSKRETTCEIDKVAVCAPFLRWLKDKTVRCFSCKCFLTQSELLKHIFVHGLTCLFCTNIFYDLKGLVTHTQTAHNGKKELHSNYDDKGFQLASDSEGQLVFPHFDFSITSKELGEREVHLVVLAGVNSRTLIPLYIKLHQEDAETSRENKNVSTCPFCYGVFTSRDAYEMHLKERHHIMPTVHTILKTPAFKCIHCCGVYTGNMTLTAIAVHLLRCRSAPRETSPDMKMQVDLDVKQDLPLMNGENHEDDPLSAKRKQSDHLYAASVSEDQSDEDPPFFIINNGTAQVPAKEVNCVPSKRQKSDHKTETKGETSAEDLHLLVLNPKPFQQSSNEVQKRFLADYFHKKPYPSKKELQLLSSMLRAWKVDVASFFGRKRYFCLKAIKNLKPSVLLGFNMSELKNVKHSLNLNCELEDV; encoded by the exons ACTCTGAAAAGTTTTGATCCAGGGGAAAAATATTTCTCTAGTACTTCATGGAATGATGTATCTCATTGGGACAATGTTACTAAAAGAAAG agATACAGAACAAATCCATATTGTTGCAGCTTGTGCAAATTTTCATCAAAATTTCTTAATTCTTTCAAAAATCACCTGACTCGCTACCATGAAGATGAAATGGATCAAGAGTTAGTTATTCCTTGTCCAGAATGTTCATTTGCTTCTCATTCTAAGACAGTAGGAAAACACCTCCGAATGTTTCACTCCAAGAAGAAAATACAAAACTATAATGTGAGTGGTGGTATGAGACAATTCCGGAACGATGCAGTAAACTTTGTATGCCAGAAATGTCAATTTTCTGACATGCTGTACTACAATACAAAGAAACATGTGTTGGTAAGCCATTTTCAAAATCTAATAAGTACATATTTTGAGGAGAGGCCTGATGAGAGCGAAGAGAATTTTACTGACCACTACTGTAAAAAGTGTAATGCTTTTGCAAATAGCCGGGATTCTTTAATATATCATGTCTTAACATCTGAAGTACATAAAGATCTGGAGAACATATTGGGACGTGTAATTTCAGTTCAGCCTAAAAAAACAGGACAAATGAAGTCACTGCAGATTATCAATATTGCTCCAAAGCCATCTACAATCAATACTGTTTCACAACTGAATCCTACCTCTGTAGGATCAAATTCTACATCATGTTTTCAGCTTCCACTTCCATCAGTTAATCAGAATCAAAATACGGTATCGACAAAACCAGTTCATAACGTGGTTGCACCTTTGACTGTTTCAAGTAGCGCCAATAGTATGACAGCTTCAACTTCTGTTGACCGGTTACATATTGCCCTTCTTTCGGGTTCTCGCCCAGCAAATCAGAATACTGTTAGTCTTCAGCCTGCAGTTTCTCAGCCAGTCTTTGTTTCTCATCGTTTCCCCTTAAAACAGCCAGTAAGACCCAGAGTTTTTTGCCTAAATCAACCCACAGGAAACATAAACAGAGCTGTTCCTCCAGGAGTAATTTCTTTCACTCGACCTATCAGGCCTACTCTGCTTCCTGTAGGTAATCAATCAGTCAGAACTATCAGCAATCCAATTATGCCAGGGCCTGGTGCTATTCCAGTTAACAGACCTTCATCACCTGGGATCCTTGCTGTAAATCGGCCTATTGGCAGTGGGCCTGGAGTTCTTCCAGTTCCCCAAACAATTACATCGGGAGTTCTTCAGTTTAACCATCCAGTCACACCAGGGGTTCTTCCTGTAAACCCATCGGCCGGACCTGGGATTGTACAGTTTAATCAGCCAGAAGTTCTTCCAGTAAATCAGTCTGTTAGACCTGGAGTGTCTCAGAATGCTACTTTACTTACCACTGGACCTATGCTCAGACAGTTAATTCCAACTGGCAAACAAGTTAATGGAATACCTACATACACCCTTGCACCAGTTTCAATGACTTTGCCtgggccaccaggtggtggcatGGCAACTGTTCCACCGCCTCAGGTGCCTGTTCAGTTGATGCCATCTGGCCCAGTTGCCCAGCTGTCTCAGGGACCTGCTACTGTGCCATCTCCTGTTGCAGTAAGTTCTTCTACAAATACTCCTACCAAGACTTCTCCAACCAGTACTGCAATGAATCTAGTTCTTAAGCAGGCTAAGCAATGGAAGACGTGCCCCGTTTGTAGCGAGCTTTTCCCATCAAATGTCTATCAAGTGCACATGCAGGTGGCCCACAAATGTAGCACATCTAAGAGGGAGACGACTTGTGAAATAGACAAAGTTGCAGTCTGTGCACCTTTTCTGAGGTGGCTAAAAGATAAGACGGTGAGATGTTTTTCTTGTAAATGCTTTCTAACTCAGTCAGagcttttaaaacatatttttgtcCATGGGTTAACTTGCCTCTTCTGCACCAATATTTTCTATGATTTAAAAGGCCTTGTGACTCACACACAAACTGCacataatggaaagaaggaattgCACTCAAATTACGATGATAAAGGCTTTCAGCTTGCGAGTGATTCTGAAGGTCAGTTAGTATTCCCTCATTTTGACTTCAGTATAACTTCAAAAGAACTTGGTGAAAGAGAAGTGCATCTTGTTGTACTTGCTGGTGTAAATTCAAGGACACTTATTCCTTTGTATATCAAACTACATCAAGAGGATGCCGAAACGAGCAGAGAGAACAAGAACGTTTCTACTTGCCCTTTTTGTTATggtgttttcactagcagagatGCTTATGAAATGCACTTGAAAGAGCGGCACCACATCATGCCAACTGTGCACACCATTTTGAAGACTCCTGCTTTTAAATGTATCCACTGCTGCGGAGTATACACTGGCAACATGACTCTAACAGCTATAGCTGTGCATTTGCTTCGATGCCGCAGTGCTCCTAGAGAGACCTCgccagatatgaagatgcaggTTGACCTTGATGTGAAGCAGGATCTACCACTTATGAATGGGGAGAACCATGAGGATGATCCTCTTTCAGCCAAGAGGAAACAGTCTGATCATCTTTATGCTGCTTCTGTTTCAGAAGACCAAAGCGATGAGGATCCGCCATTCTTCATTATAAATAATGGTACAGCCCAAGTTCCAGCAAAGGAGGTGAATTGTGTGCCTTCAAAACGACAAAAGTCTGATCATAAAACTGAAACCAAGGGAGAGACTTCAGCTGAAGATCTTCATCTGTTGGTGTTGAATCCGAAGCCATTCCAACAAAGCTCAAATGAAGTCCAAAAAAGGTTTCTTGCAGATTATTTTCACAAGAAGCCATATCCCAGTAAAAAAGAACTACAATTGCTGTCGTCCATGCTACGTGCATGGAAAGTGGATGTTGCATCATTTTTTGGGAGAAAGAGATACTTCTGCCTAAAGGCAATAAAAAACCTCAAGCCATCCGTGCTTTTGGGCTTTAATATGTCAGAACTTAAAAATGTAAAGCACAGTTTGAATTTAAATTGTGAACTGGAagatgtataa